The following is a genomic window from Vigna radiata var. radiata cultivar VC1973A unplaced genomic scaffold, Vradiata_ver6 scaffold_390, whole genome shotgun sequence.
atgaaattttaaaattattccaaTACAAAACTACACTGATTGTCTTATTTATTGTCAAAACAGTGATGGTCAGCAAAAACAAACCTCAATCCACTAAAAAGAAAACGTACAAGCATATCATCTAATAACAATATACTTCACAATTATATATTCTCAAAAGTGTTATGGACTGCAGATAGCAAGGACATAAATCCATTAGGAGCAACTTTAGATATTTGGGAAAGTTGAAGTGTTTGGGATGCATATTCCATGGCCTGGTGGGGTTGTGTAACATTACATGTTGTGGTTTCCTGAGTGCAGAAATTAACACGCATTACCAACACGTAACATAAGATAACAATATGTTTACTAATGATAGTTATAGTAAAACCAACATTTAATGCACTCACATTTGGTTGAGAAGGTGTTGTTGAAGAATTTTCTTtagtaggttttgatttttttttttacacctaCTTTCAATGGCTGATTTCAATCTGTTAGTTCTCGGTCGGCCTTTTCGCTTAACCACGACGGGACTGCGAACTAGTACGTCACTACTTCTGCATGTATTGTAGGATGGAGTTTCTGTCACTGGATTCTCATACCTTAATTGTCCTCCCTCACTTACGATGTTATTTTTCAGCGATGAACTCAAACCGAACTTTTTAGCAGGACATTTCAAATCTTTTTGCAACTGATCAAAAGCACATTCAGATTCACATGCAGCCTCAGCCAGATTATAGAACTGCTGACACAAAGTTTTGTATCTTTGCATCTTGGGATCATGCTGTAAAGAACTATAAGCTGCTCTAATAAGTGTGTGCTTTCTTCGGATGTTTTTACTCCAATGGCGAAGTACATATTTCGAGGGTACATTATGGACATCTTCCTAACCGAGAACCAATAGAGAATGCCGACATATAATGCCTTTAAACCAAATAGTAGGCAAGAGCaagttatatcttttaaaacagGATCAAATTCAACATGGTAATATTTTGGCGCACATTTTCCATCCCACATGCACTCTTCTTTGATTGTGTAGATGTTGAAAATACATTCCTTCACCGTGTCTTTAATGAAACAATTCATCCTTGATCGAAACTTAATTTGTACTTCCTCAAATTTTTCATGTCTATACTCAACTTGAAATTGTCTCTCAATTGGTGATTGAGACCCACATGCAACTGTTGTATTTAGAGAGGCAAAGTCAgcttctatttctttttgggCCTTCACTTTAAGAGCATTATCGTATTGAATCACAAATTGTTGCAGTGTGGTAGTGGAATTAATAAATCCATCAAAGAAAGCATTCATTCCCTCGCTTCTTTGAGTAGTTGACATACCAGCCCAAAAGTGATTCTTCAAGTAACACGGAACCCATTTCCCTCTCTCTTCGTACAAATTACATAGCCAATCATTATTCTCTAAGCCATGTGTGGTAAGTAGTCGTTTCCAACCACTTTCAAAGTCAATTGCATTAGCAGATTCATAGACAACCACTTTTATATCACACTTGATTCCAACATAATTCTTATAGCCTTGAAATTTTTCaggtatttttttcattatgtgcCACAAACACCACCTATGTTTGTTTTTAGGAACACTTCTTCAATTGCATTTGCCATGGACTTGCATTGATCAGTTACAATACTGTCCGGTGCCTTGTTTCCCATGCATCTTAACCAACATTTGAATAACCATATAAATGAATAAGTGTCCTCTGTGAGAGCAATCCACAACCAAGTAGGATCGATTGTCCATGGTGGTTAACTCCTACAAATGGAGCAAATGGCATGTCGTACTTGTTGGTTAAGTACGTGGTGTCAAACAACACGACATCACCGAACTCGTCACATGCAGCTCGGCTTCGAGCATCTGCCCAAAATACACTAGTAATTCTATTATCTTCATCCATCTCGATATCATAGAAGAAATCATTATTCTGGTCTCTCATTTTTGTAAAGTGCCGAAGCAATGCTTGTCCATCACCTTCCTTACACAGTGACCTTCTATGTTGACCAATGAAGTTCCTAGCATCTCGCTCGACAAATTACATGTTTTCATATCCACCCGCTTCACTAACTATgctaaggaaactcttattAATACGAACACCAGCATCATCATTCATTTCCAAAGTGTGCTTGGCATGCATGTTCAATTGCCTATTACCACGGATTAGATTGGAGGTTTGTGGACACAGGTCATGACTGTGATCTAAAACTACAGTCCTAACAAACCATTTCTCCTCTTTTCGTGCAATGGTTATTCCAGCAGGGCATTGATTAGTCTGACTGGGAAGAGTTTTGACCTCTGGACGAATGCTGGAAACATATTTACCTTCCCTAGAACAAACCAATCTCAAGTAATACACCACGTTGTTGTCATCCTTTTTTGAAGTTCTGGTTCGAATGCCAAATCCACATCTTCTACCGTAGTCTTGATAAAATTTTTTTGCTTCTTGCATTGTGTCAAAACACATGTTCAAAGTAGGAACCAACCCCAAACTACTCTCATCATCAATATTTAATTCCTCATTCATTTCACCAAGCAAATCCACATTGGAGTGTTCAAGTCGCCTTCACAATAATATATTTCctatatctttaaaaaaaccaaaaaatatacaaatatatataacacttaaaacgaagttaaaaacaaatataaacaaagaGAGCAATCAAAGTACGACTTCATTGAATAGAAGGAGCTATGCTTACAGGTCTTGTGGTTCAACCAATTTACTACTGTTTTAATGCTCATGATGTGCTTCTCACCAACGACACAAGAAAGACTTCAATGTGTTGTTTAATGAACATGAAACAAAAGGCAAAGAAAGTGGGCTTCCATCAATGGCAAGACGACAGAAAAGCAATAAACAAAGTTGGAACCTTAAAGGGATTAAGGTAGAAAGGAGTAATGGTCTGGGTGGTTGCACAAGACAGGAACATACTACAACAATCACAATTAAGGAAGGACCATTAAATGCATTTAATGCATGTCATAGATTAGGTGAAAGGTGTAAAGAGGTTGAGTGTACAACTCACTTAAAATTTGCCAACATTAAATGAAACTTAGCTAAAAAGGTTTGTACTTTACTGGAGAGTGTGTAAAAGTGAGTTTTTCATTATGCCTCCATTTGGAAATTTATCACAAAGgtgagaaaaataaagttataatatttttgaccAAATAAAAAGAACTTTTACGTTTTTTGACTAGCCTTGATTAGtcatatcaattataaattcatgaaaaaattattatttcaaaaaataaaagttaataataattttttttgtctttatatatGACCAATCTTTGTAATGTAGGAAGTCACTCTCAGTTTTATTCCCTTCACGTAGCTCCAAGTAATGTGCATTTGCAAAACACTTACATATTCTAACTTAAAATGTTTCGTTTTTCTTAACATTGATTTAATGTTCTTCCAGATACAAATACCGTGGATGCTTGGGAAGGTCTTCAAATTGAGGAGGATGTCCTTGAATCATTCTTGAAAAAATGTGATAGTTCATCATCATTGATTCCTGGTCCGGCTGGGAATGTGCAGGCAGCTATTATGAATAGGATAAGTGATGACCCCCGTACAACCCAACAATTTGCTGAGGAAGTTGCTCAAGCAACGTATGAAAGAGATTTCAATTCCAATCCATGGAAATGGGCTGAGATGTACATCAAACACCATGGTAAGTAATTCTATAAACTTTTTCATTGTAAGTTTAGGTTGTCATGCTACTGAAATTAATACACATATGCAGATATTGTGACATATGGTGATATTAATAATGTCACTCAGTTACATACAGCAAAATCAGTGTCAACCTTTCACCTTGTTGTTTGTATTGTTAAGGAGTATCACCCGAATGGCCTGGGTGATATGAAACTGACTCTAAAGGTAATATTTAACCATAACATAATTGTAATTCTTTAACTTAATGTAATGTGATATTAATTGTTACCAGGACCCTATTGGGACTACGAAGGCGTCCTTACATAAGAAAGTTCTTCAAGATCCAAATTTTGGTCAACATATCGGTCTTGGTTGCGTTATGATACTTAACAATGTAACCCATGTTATTCAAACTTCTATTTATACTCCATAACTTTTGGTATTGTTACTTATATCGTTTGCTTTTTTTCATTTAGGTTCATGCATTCAGTGCATTTCCCCCAAACTATTATGTTAACATAGTGCTTCGAAATGTAATCAAAGTCTTTGCCGCTGACATATGTCCTCCCACTAAAGAACTCGTCATGGAGACACACAAACCAATCATTCGACCCCTTCTACTTGAAGAACCAAATATGGCTGAAATTATGCGAAAATTAAGAAATCCTCATCATCAACAACCATCTACATCGAAAGTACCAGACAACAACAATGGAGAAAACTCTAACGATATCTAATGTTATTATGTAGACTTGTTATTcgatgtttgttttcttttgcaggtGAATTTGAATCCTTTAAGGACCTTCGTACTAATGTTTACTTATTTGCAACTTTTGAATTGGAAGACTGTAATATGTATTCGAATGACTGTAATATGTATTTGGGATGACtataatatgtattttgaaGACTTTGTCATCATTCATGATCATTGCTTTCTTTTGTATTGATAAGTTATTATGATATCAATGTATTGGGAGCAGCGTTTAAGAAACCAGGGAGTAGCCACCAACTTCCGGTACAGATCCCATTTTATcccctggtaatcgcttacaacctgcttgtaagcgattacacaggcTAACTGCTTGTGGAAATCACACACCAGTTGAGATCACACACCACTTGTACTCTCCCCACCTAATTCTAACCAACTTAGCCCCCAACACCCAACTGGGAGCAGCGTTTAAAAAACCAGGGAGCAGCCACCAACTTTCGGTACAGATCCCATTTTCtcacctggtaatcgcttacagactatttgtaagcgattacacaggcTAATTGCTCATGGACACCACACACCAGTTGTACTCTCCCCACCTAATTGTAACCATCTTAGCCCCCAACACCCAATTGGGAACAGTGTTTAAAAAACCAGGTAGAAGCCCCCAACTTACGGTACAGTTTCCAATTTCtcacctggtaatcgcttacagcctGTTTGTAAGTGATTACAGAGGATAACTGGTCATCGAAATCACAAACAACTTGAAATCACACACCACTTGTAGCCTCCCCACCTAATTCTAACCATCTTAGCCCCCAACACCCAATTGGGAGCCGTGTTTAAAAAACTAGGGAGCAGCAACCAACTTTCGGTACAGATTCCATTTTCTaacctggtaatcgcttacagcctgtttgtaagcgattacacaggcTAATTGCTCGTCGAAAGCACACACCACTTGAAATCACACACCAATTATACCCTCCCCACCTAATTCTAACCATCTTAACCCCCAACACCCAATTGGGAGCAGCGTTTAAAACACCAGGGAGCAGCCACCAACTTTAGGTACAGATCCCATTTTCTCAccatgtaatcgcttacagcctgtttgtaagcgattacacaggcTAATTGCTCGTGAAAATCACACACCACTTTAAATCACACACCACTTGTACCCTCCCCACCTAATTGTAACCATCTTAGCCCCCAACACCCAATTGGGAGCAGTGTTTACAAAACCAGGGAGCAGCAACCAACTTTCGGTACAGATTCCATTTTCTgacctggtaatcgcttacagcctGTTTGTAAGCGACTACAGAGGCTAATTGCTCGTCCAAATCACACACCACTTGAAATCACACAGCACTTGTACCCTCTCCACCTAATTCTAACCATCTTAGCCCCCAACATCGAATTGGGAGcagtgtttaaaaaaaaaagggagcaGCCACCAACTTTCGGTACAGATTCCATTTTCTTACCTGGTAATCACTTACAGCCtgtttgtaatcgattacacaggctAATTGCTTGTCAAAATCACACACCACTTGAAACCACACACCACTTGTACCCTCCCCACCTAATTCTAACCATCTTAGCCCGCAACACCGAATTGGGAGCAACGTTTAAAAAACCAGGGAGCAGCCACCAACTTTCGGTACAGATCCCATTTTCTcccctggtaatcgcttacagcctgcttgtaagcgattacacaggcTAACTGCTCATGGAAATCACACACCACCTGAAATCACACACCACTTCTACTTTCCCCACCTAATTCTAACCAACTTAGCCCTCAACACCCAACTTGGAGCAGCGTTACAAAAACCAGAGAGCAGGCACCAACTTTGGGTACAAATTCCATCTTCTcccctggtaatcgcttacaggctACTTGTAAGCGATTAGACAGGCTGATTGTTCGTGGAAATCACACAGCACTTGTAATCTCACACCACATGTACTCTCCCAACCTAATTTTAACCATCTTAGCCCCCAGCACCCACTTGGGAGCAGCGTTACAAAAACCAGGGAGCAGGCGCCAACTTTCGGTACATATTCCATCTTCTcccctggtaatcgcttacaacatgcttgtaagcgattacacaggcCGAAAAGGCACAACCTTCATTATCCTGTTTTCATTTCACATAACTGTGAACAAATCTGCCAcaatattaaatacataaaatcaaTACTAAGAATGTGTATTCATTTCCTATAAATTTGtacaaatatgtaaatatttccAATGTAAAAATTTGCAATATTGTAAATCATTACATTGTGTATTCAATCCGTTGCTAATTACAATGTAAAccgaaaaatatttgtaatttcctATACTAATCCGAAGTGCTGTAAAACTCCCAATCTTCGCAAGTTTTCAGCATCTAGAATCCAGTCACATATATACTTCTTTCTAAACGCAGCCAAATCCTCCTACAATGAACATTAATATTACTTTAGGCCAAATTGTTATAATGTAgacttaaatttagaaattcatCAGTCAACATACATTAGTATAATCAGGCATGCTTTTGCCATCATATTTGTCCTCTCCATCCCATATTTCCAAGACTTTCATCATTATTACTCCACAATCGTATCTGTACACATAAACAAATTAAGCAAGATAATGTTTTCTTAAtgaaaacatgttcaaatttaaattaaacctAATATAGGCTCACGTGTTAGGTTGCACTGGGATCTTGGCTTGCTCAACATTAAAAGCAATCTTGGAATCTTCATATGTATTAATCAGCAAACCCCAAAACCGCTGAATATTTTTAGCCTGTATTGTtcataaataaggaaaaaatagtcaaaataacaacaacttCATCAATGACAACTGAACATCAACGGTAAAACATACAATGTTTCTGTCAATCCCACCACGTCCTCTGATTCCCTTATCCATTGAGTCAATAACAAAAAACTGCATGGTGCGGACCTTCAGTGCATAGCACCACCAGTGATTATTGCTTACAACTGGGATGAATACCTAAATAACATTTCGGATATGTCAAAATAAAACTACTAACTAAAGAAACTATTAACTCATGAATAACAACAACGTACTCACCCAATCAGCAGATAATAAATCTTCCACTCTTACTAGATCGTGTCGAAAATAAGGCTGGTAATCTATAAGTTGCCACACATGTCTATTGGCAACTCGCCTCTTATTGTCAATTAAAAAGTGGGtcttaaataaaacaacaaacttAATCAATAAACAACATTGTCCATTTAACATTATAacataccaaaaataaaaagaatatttaatgtTAGTTTTTACCGCAAACATTGGACTGAAGATCATCCTTTTTATGACTCTAGTTGACCTTTTTTCAAAGTACATAAACATGGTTGCtgcaaaaattaaaacctacaaaacaataaacaacTTTAACATCAACTTCTAAaagtcaataatatatttaccaTGTTGTCAACACATTCTCGAGGCCCTAAGGAGCTACAGTCCCTCGTTGTCAACAGTTGACCCATTATTTCAcaaacaaagttgaaaaattaacaatattatatCATGTACCAAATATCATTCTAcactaataacaaaaataatttaatactatGTTACTTTACTACAATGTTTTCGAGTCATAAAGTGGTACAACTTGTCCAAATCAACCGTTGTGGTTAGATCACCAAGAATAGTTGTCAAAGGCTCTACAAGCAACGGTTGTACATGGGGAATTAAGTCATCATCTTCGTCATCACCACCAATGTCAACGAAAGCTGGTGGATCCCGTGGGGGTACTTCATCAAGAACATCTTCATCTGCAATAGCTTCGTCAACAGCTTGTTCGTCTGCAACTGCTTGATGAACAGGTTGCTCATCTGAAGTTGCTTCATCAACAGGTGCTGTAGCTGCAGCTGCTTCATCAACAGGTGCTGCAACTGTTTCTTCTTCATGTACACCATCTTCATCTCCAGCTGTTTCATCAAAAGTTGCTTCATTAATAACTCCTTCATCAGCAGCTGCTTCGTTTGCAACTGTTTCATTAACAACTGCTTCTTGGACACCTCCTTCATTCCCCTCACCCTCAACATCAACACCAGCTTCGTCAACGGAAAGATTTTGTTGAACATTTCCAGTCTTTCTTCGTTCACTTAGTGCCTTCCATATagcaacaatttcatctttaagactttttattttctggttgttttttctaactttttccaATCTTGCAGCACGTGCAGATTCACAACTATTTTCACCTTTTTCAGGTGCTTCTTCAGTCCTCGCCACCGCATCCATATTGAATGCAGCACGGATGATGGGATTTTGACGGTCAACGGATCGAAGGTACCAATCAAAATGTACCTATGACAGTGATAATTATTTACctcaatcaaataacaaaaattaaatatgacaaaaattaaataatctttttagtTCAAAAACTTACTCACCTCGCCTTTTCTAAACAAAAGATCTATTGCTTCGGTCCCATAATTTAAGGAACGAAATCGCTGAAGTCGCGGAAATACCTTGCAAGATGAGTGAGAATGCAAACCAAGGCGTTCGTACACCCATAGCTAAAATGAAAGCAATCAAAGTTATCAAAGAAGTTCTTACAATGATTTCAGTTTATTGAATGACTTAATACAACAAACAAGAACACTGAATCATACCTGCAAGACAATAGAACTGCCACTAATGCTTATAGAATCAGCAATCTTTCCAGTCAGTAATTTCTTATTACATCTGTTGAGACTATGTACAAGATACGTATGTATAGCACCACTCCAATCATAANTATACAAACTATNTAAATCATNTAACACTACACAAGGCATGTTAGAAACATGCCTTGAGTTCCTAGCgaaaaaaaactcaacaaagcaaactaaaatatacaaaCGACAGACGACATCTACATCTAGATCATCATCACCAACAATGTTATCAAACATGTCTATCAACTCTTTCGCTTTCGTTTTACTGGAATTAAACAGTTCACCAACTTTTCCGACAATTGATTCATCGAAGGAGATCTCCAAACCCCCTACTCCTAATCCTAAAGTCATAACCACGTCAACCACATCGAAAGAAACCAATTGTTGCCTAACTCTGAATGATTGATGTTGGGGAACCCAACGACGTACCAATTGTTTCAACAATTTGAGGTTCAGGTCTATAGGCTCTACAATTCCTAAACAACACTTAAAAGGAGTTTCGCTTATGCGCCTCACATGCCTTGACTGTAGTAAAGAATTCATGTGGACAATGTATGATGTATCCATCCAAGCTCGAACTTGCCActacaaaacataacaaatttataaaaatcaatacgCTGCTCCTAAACAACAACTAATTCAAATATGCCAAAACTATACTTACTTTGCTTTTGGACGATTCCATTTTGGAGTTAACTAAGTGGATCCGTGAAATATTTACCTGCAATAACAATTAGAAACAGTTTTAATGCACAAATTACCGTAAAGACAACGAAGTTCAACAATTCATGAATCACAAATTAGCCTAACACttttggtggaaattattaATCAAACAGCCCATGACTTTCATTTCAGTTCAGCGGCTGACATCGTCTTTCAGCCAATTTATTTCCTCTGTTTGGAAACACCAACAGGGAAATCActtgtttcaaaatttaataaaaaaccaTACTTTTTACCAATTTCTTGCATGTGTTGTGTTGGTAGTCAATAAACAATCAATGTACACAACCAATttctaagttaaatttaatgttttttgctGCTTCTTGAGAGAATACAATGAAACCAGTAATAAGTCCCCCAACTGAGATTAATCAGCGAACCTCTCACATGGAAAACAACATCCCTTCCCATACGAACACAACCGAGAGCATGAAACCATCACAACATccatcatacaacaacaatattCATAACAAAACATTCATAAAAACCATAACATCGCAGTCAAAATCCAGGGACCACGGACACACTATAATACAATgctcatttatataattttggctCAAGAGGAAGTGTATGACCTAGTCTATGCATGTCAACATCTTTaaccaaaaaacaaattcaaacacaTGGAAGGGGAAAAAACGAAACCTTTCGATTAATAACTTCAGGATTGACTAAGAGCCAAAAAAACCTCTCCTTTTTGCTTGAAGACAATGCTGGCCCCTTTCGACACTTACTCCCAAAACCTCAATGGCGGACGGACGTCGGAGAGTTCAATGTGCAACTTCAATAGTGGTTCGGCGGCGTCGCAACAGATCGAAATCCTGGGCAGAGGTGGTTTCGTGGCGAGAGAGATAACTATTGTATTGTCGTGGCCAGAGATACTAACCTAGGCGCGAATACAATTCATTTCCAGCAACCCAATTTCCACAAATGCCCTTCCCCtcaggttttttattttaaaaataatcaattcaaacGCCCACTCACCGCACGACACCTGGCGTTGTCAAAAAGGGTGTCAAAATACGTtgtcaaagtaacattttccataaaaaaaaatggtactGCACCAAAAATGATATGCGTTATCTTCCCTTAACTACTTTATAGCCTCACTTTAAGCACTTAAACTCTCAACAGTACAACACAAAACTCCATACAACGTTTCACAGAAATAATGGTCTGTTTTTGGGTTTCAACCAAGTGATTCTCCTTTGAAACAAGGTGGTCACAGTTTTAGAGAAAATTCCAAGTAAAATTAAGGCCCTTGACATGATCATTTAGAAGACCACCGTAGTCACCTAAGCCACCACCCCAACTGATATTTATCTAGGTTTTCCTCTACATAGGCCAATATTCCCACTTCCTAAAAAAAACTACTATACCCAACTCTTCTCTTTCTCCATTATCATACATACACTGAACCTTCTACCCTAACTTTTCTTACCCACCATTCCTCTCTTCTATCATCTAAAGCATTCTAACCACTCAAAACCTGcaacgtgaaaaaaaaaacatgcaactCTATCTTCCCCTCTCAGGCCGAGATCCACAATGCTCTctctatcaaaatcacatcTCACTCTCCACTCTCTTCATCCcctaacatatattataaacatacGTACGCATAACCCATTGCTCTTCCCATAAATATCGTGAAAATTATctcatccatatatatatacccCTCCCGTGCCACTCTCGGTTAGAGAGTATTATACAACGTTCATTATGGATGCAAAGACCAAAAGTTAGCAGAAATAGAACCTAAACGGTTCCATGCTACAATTATTCACATCAcaagttttaaaacaaaacCATGCATACACCCTACTCTTCTAGGACTCACCACATAAACCAGTACGGATTATCTATGTAATAAACAGGGAAACGATTTCTCATGCAAAAGACCAACACCCACTTCCCGAAACAATATACTCATTAAACTAGGGTAAAAAGGATTAATACCTAAATCATCAAGTTCATATCATCACATGTCATGCTAAAT
Proteins encoded in this region:
- the LOC106780552 gene encoding uncharacterized protein LOC106780552; the protein is VNISRIHLVNSKMESSKSKWQVRAWMDTSYIVHMNSLLQSRHVRRISETPFKCCLGIVEPIDLNLKLLKQLVRRWVPQHQSFRVRQQLVSFDVVDVVMTLGLGVGGLEISFDESIVGKVGELFNSSKTKAKELIDMFDNIVGDDDLDVDVVCRLCNKKLLTGKIADSISISGSSIVLQLWVYERLGLHSHSSCKVFPRLQRFRSLNYGTEAIDLLFRKGEVHFDWYLRSVDRQNPIIRAAFNMDAVARTEEAPEKGENSCESARAARLEKALSERRKTGNVQQNLSVDEAGVDVEGEGNEGGVQEAVVNETVANEAAADEGVINEATFDETAGDEDGVHEEETVAAPVDEAAAATAPVDEATSDEQPVHQAVADEQAVDEAIADEDVLDEVPPRDPPAFVDIGGDDEDDDLIPHVQPLLVEPLTTILGDLTTTVLIFAATMFMYFEKRSTRVIKRMIFSPMFATHFLIDNKRRVANRHVWQLIDYQPYFRHDLVRVEDLLSADWVFIPVVSNNHWWCYALKVRTMQFFVIDSMDKGIRGRGGIDRNIAKNIQRFWGLLINTYEDSKIAFNVEQAKIPVQPNTYDCGVIMMKVLEIWDGEDKYDGKSMPDYTNEDLAAFRKKYICDWILDAENLRRLGVLQHFGLLACVIAYKQAVSDYQGRKWDLYRKLVAAPWFFKRCSQFGVAG